One window of Paenibacillus sp. FSL K6-3182 genomic DNA carries:
- a CDS encoding alpha/beta-type small acid-soluble spore protein encodes MSRRSSNTLVVPQARQAISQMKTEAAQQLGVQFSQDGYNGNLSTRDAGSIGGYITKKLVQIAEQQLGQRNF; translated from the coding sequence ATGAGCAGAAGAAGTTCGAATACTTTAGTCGTACCGCAAGCAAGACAAGCCATTTCTCAAATGAAAACAGAGGCAGCACAGCAATTAGGTGTACAGTTCTCGCAAGATGGTTATAACGGTAATTTATCGACTCGTGATGCAGGCTCAATCGGTGGATATATTACGAAGAAGCTCGTCCAAATTGCTGAACAACAATTAGGTCAACGCAACTTCTAA
- a CDS encoding cyclase family protein, producing MIIDLTHMIHEGMPVFPGHKETTLVQSSHFQSDGYNNHQLSINMHAGTHIDGPMHLLDIQKYMTETSVEQFVGDGVLLDVTGAAVVDYKEEYETRIHEGQIVILHTGHGDFYGKPYYFSDYPVLTADFVDLLIRKKVKMIGLDTPSPDRYPFSIHKSLFGSNIFIIENLANVKRLIGIQAFEIIALPLLIQADSSIARVIARVKE from the coding sequence ATGATCATAGACTTGACGCATATGATTCATGAAGGGATGCCGGTATTTCCGGGGCACAAAGAGACGACTCTGGTGCAAAGCAGTCATTTTCAAAGTGATGGGTACAATAACCACCAATTATCGATTAATATGCATGCAGGCACTCATATCGACGGCCCGATGCACTTATTGGACATTCAGAAATATATGACAGAAACCTCAGTCGAGCAATTTGTTGGAGATGGCGTGCTGCTGGATGTAACTGGAGCTGCAGTAGTCGATTACAAAGAAGAGTACGAAACACGTATTCATGAGGGACAGATCGTTATTTTACATACTGGGCACGGCGATTTTTATGGGAAACCTTATTATTTCAGCGATTATCCGGTTTTGACCGCCGATTTTGTTGATTTGCTTATTCGAAAAAAGGTGAAAATGATCGGTTTAGATACACCTTCGCCTGATCGCTATCCTTTTTCGATTCATAAAAGCTTGTTTGGCAGCAATATTTTTATTATAGAAAATTTAGCGAATGTGAAGCGGCTGATTGGCATTCAAGCTTTTGAAATTATAGCATTGCCGCTCCTTATTCAAGCGGACTCATCCATAGCACGAGTGATCGCACGCGTAAAAGAATAA
- a CDS encoding response regulator transcription factor, with product MEISCRVVIVDDELLVRQGIKHLLNWEQEGFQIVGEASNGKEALELIERVEPHIVITDIVMPVMGGEELTRAIKARYPEIEVIILSSYGEFDYVRSTFQSGVVDYILKPKLEAIQLLDTVKRTAQKIPSLKLMESTNEALSVKHIVEKLMSGYEIDVDDHVLAEAFPHNSYRLIGADLKSLNSMSRERYDDSYWVDKMKAVLSSECPQAVYFALPVEPNMATLLVNMDQSEQHSLVRAGRELAAWSGERLNEIGWTIGETFDDLRQLGSNYKNSFLKLNSYRYFLPSANRLIVHGELPKTSDEIDVFNMNQFTELLNRRQFDEAFGELLNYVNSCSSQYKTDVFEFKSFLGNVIFNITILLGRLDPAMKKLDETKYAYFKSIGESSHVNEAAAILQAFINEVNDVVQVRGAASSNPNMTLLLQFIRENYAEPLSLTEIAKHFHFNPSYLSSYFTAHNKEGFSEYLNKIRVEKAAELLQQDAASISEISGMVGYSDHSYFTKVFKKLTGLSPSHYRKQYLGKKRD from the coding sequence ATGGAAATTTCATGTCGTGTTGTTATTGTAGATGACGAACTATTAGTCAGGCAGGGAATTAAGCATCTGTTAAATTGGGAGCAGGAGGGCTTCCAGATTGTTGGAGAGGCATCCAATGGAAAAGAAGCGCTTGAGCTGATTGAGCGCGTCGAGCCTCATATTGTGATCACGGATATCGTTATGCCTGTTATGGGCGGAGAAGAGTTAACTCGTGCAATAAAGGCAAGATATCCAGAGATTGAAGTCATCATATTGAGCAGTTATGGCGAGTTTGATTATGTGAGATCGACCTTTCAAAGCGGCGTAGTTGACTATATTTTAAAACCTAAGCTTGAAGCTATTCAGCTATTAGACACGGTGAAACGAACGGCGCAAAAAATTCCGTCTCTGAAGCTAATGGAATCAACTAACGAGGCTTTATCCGTTAAACATATTGTTGAGAAGCTAATGTCCGGTTACGAAATCGATGTGGATGACCATGTCCTTGCAGAAGCATTTCCTCATAACAGCTATCGGCTGATTGGGGCAGATTTGAAGTCTCTGAACAGCATGAGCAGAGAAAGATATGATGATTCCTATTGGGTCGACAAAATGAAAGCGGTGCTCAGCAGCGAATGTCCGCAGGCGGTTTATTTTGCACTGCCGGTAGAACCTAATATGGCTACGCTACTTGTCAATATGGATCAAAGCGAGCAGCATAGCTTGGTAAGAGCCGGCAGAGAACTTGCTGCTTGGTCGGGAGAGCGGCTGAATGAGATTGGATGGACGATCGGTGAGACATTTGATGATTTGAGACAGCTTGGCTCGAACTACAAGAACAGTTTTCTGAAATTAAACTCCTACCGTTACTTTCTTCCGTCCGCCAATCGTTTGATCGTACATGGCGAGCTTCCAAAAACCTCGGATGAAATTGATGTCTTCAACATGAATCAATTTACAGAGCTTTTGAACAGACGGCAGTTCGATGAAGCGTTTGGCGAGCTGCTCAATTATGTGAATAGCTGTTCAAGCCAATATAAAACCGATGTTTTCGAGTTTAAGTCCTTCTTAGGCAATGTCATTTTCAATATAACGATTTTACTGGGCCGCCTGGACCCCGCGATGAAAAAACTAGATGAAACGAAGTATGCCTATTTCAAATCCATAGGTGAATCATCTCATGTTAACGAGGCAGCTGCGATCTTACAAGCGTTTATTAACGAAGTGAATGACGTGGTTCAGGTGAGAGGAGCCGCAAGCAGCAATCCGAATATGACGCTGCTGCTGCAATTTATTCGGGAGAACTATGCTGAGCCGCTTAGTCTGACGGAGATCGCCAAGCATTTTCATTTTAATCCATCGTATTTGTCTAGTTATTTCACCGCGCATAATAAAGAAGGCTTTAGTGAATATTTGAATAAAATCAGAGTGGAGAAAGCGGCTGAGCTGCTGCAGCAAGACGCTGCGTCCATATCTGAGATTAGCGGCATGGTTGGTTATTCAGATCACAGTTATTTCACGAAAGTATTTAAGAAGCTGACAGGTCTGTCGCCTAGTCATTATAGAAAACAATACTTGGGCAAGAAGAGGGATTAG
- a CDS encoding metal-dependent hydrolase has protein sequence MDIIYHGHSCIQLIAGDKSLIIDPFLRGNPLATTKAEEIKTDAVLLTHAHMDHILDADQIALNNDAPVVANPELAAYMSWKGVKTIGMNIGGTLDLGFAKAKMVQAFHSSGIVVEEDKTILYGGMPAGYIVNMEQLNVLHTGDTALFGDMKMIGDRHSIDIAFIPIGDHYTMGIDDALQAAIWYNAKLVVPVHYNTFPVIRQEAESFVQQLQDRGINGKVLKPGEKMTV, from the coding sequence ATGGATATTATTTATCATGGACACTCTTGTATTCAATTGATCGCGGGGGATAAATCGCTTATTATCGATCCCTTTCTGAGAGGCAATCCGCTTGCTACTACGAAAGCGGAGGAGATAAAGACGGATGCCGTACTCCTCACTCATGCTCATATGGACCATATTTTAGATGCGGATCAGATTGCATTAAACAATGATGCTCCTGTTGTGGCGAACCCGGAGCTCGCGGCTTATATGTCATGGAAGGGTGTAAAAACGATCGGCATGAACATTGGCGGAACGTTAGATTTGGGATTTGCCAAAGCTAAAATGGTACAAGCGTTCCATTCCTCAGGGATCGTTGTCGAAGAGGACAAAACCATTTTGTACGGTGGCATGCCTGCCGGTTACATTGTAAATATGGAACAACTAAATGTTCTTCATACAGGTGATACCGCTTTATTTGGCGATATGAAAATGATTGGTGACCGTCATTCGATCGATATCGCTTTTATTCCGATTGGCGATCATTATACGATGGGGATAGATGATGCGCTGCAAGCGGCAATATGGTATAACGCGAAGCTGGTTGTGCCTGTACATTACAATACTTTTCCTGTCATTCGCCAAGAGGCTGAAAGCTTCGTGCAGCAGCTGCAAGACAGAGGGATTAACGGAAAAGTTCTGAAACCAGGCGAGAAAATGACGGTATGA
- a CDS encoding alpha-N-arabinofuranosidase — translation MSMKSTMHIDKNFTLSAVDPRLYGSFIEHLGRAVYGGIYEPGHPNADVNGFRSDALEAIRSLNVPIIRYPGGNFVSGYNWEDGVGPKSERKRLLDLAWWTTETNEVGTNEFADWAKLVGSEVMMAVNLGTRGIDAARNLVEYCNHPSGSYYSDLRISHGYKEPHKFKTWCLGNEMDGPWQIGAKTAVEYGRLANETAKAMRWVDPSIELVACGSSSSGMSTFAEWEATVLDLTYDQVDFLSLHTYYNNNENDSSNFLAKSLDMDQFIYSVTAICDYMKAKKRSKKKLMLSLDEWNVWNSIGTSRAEELWQVAPPEFEDVYTLEDALAVGCFLITLLKHADRVKMACIAQLINVIAPIMTETGGPLWLQTTYYPYLHASVYGRGTVLHPIISSPKYDSKDFTDVPYLEAISVFNEELGEITIFAVNRHLSEGLELDVDVRSFGDVSIIEHIVLEHDDLKANNTKTNPSNVVPHNRGTAKADNGNVKAMLGKASWNVIRLQNNRG, via the coding sequence ATGTCTATGAAATCTACCATGCATATTGATAAAAACTTCACACTTTCCGCAGTCGACCCACGGCTCTATGGATCATTCATTGAGCACTTAGGCAGAGCGGTATACGGGGGAATTTACGAGCCCGGCCATCCTAACGCAGATGTGAACGGCTTCCGCAGCGATGCGTTGGAGGCCATTCGCTCTTTGAATGTGCCAATTATACGTTATCCAGGAGGAAATTTTGTATCCGGCTATAATTGGGAGGATGGCGTCGGGCCTAAATCCGAACGCAAGCGTCTTCTTGATCTTGCATGGTGGACAACAGAAACGAATGAAGTAGGAACAAACGAATTTGCAGATTGGGCGAAGCTTGTCGGCTCAGAAGTGATGATGGCTGTAAATCTTGGAACACGCGGCATTGATGCGGCTAGAAACCTTGTTGAATATTGTAACCATCCATCAGGGTCTTACTACAGCGATCTTCGCATTTCACATGGCTATAAAGAGCCTCATAAATTTAAAACATGGTGCTTAGGGAATGAGATGGACGGACCTTGGCAAATCGGGGCAAAAACTGCAGTGGAATATGGAAGACTTGCGAATGAAACGGCCAAAGCAATGCGCTGGGTCGATCCATCCATCGAGCTTGTTGCTTGTGGCAGCTCTTCCAGCGGCATGAGCACTTTCGCGGAGTGGGAAGCAACCGTGCTTGACCTTACTTATGATCAAGTGGACTTCCTATCGCTTCATACGTATTACAACAATAACGAAAACGATTCCTCCAACTTCTTGGCAAAATCGCTTGATATGGATCAGTTCATTTACAGCGTAACAGCCATTTGCGATTATATGAAGGCAAAGAAACGGAGCAAGAAAAAGCTGATGCTCTCGCTTGATGAGTGGAATGTATGGAACTCGATCGGCACAAGCCGAGCAGAAGAGCTTTGGCAAGTAGCTCCACCTGAATTCGAGGATGTGTATACACTTGAGGATGCACTGGCTGTAGGCTGTTTCCTGATTACGCTGCTCAAACACGCAGACCGCGTAAAAATGGCATGTATTGCTCAACTGATTAATGTCATCGCTCCAATAATGACAGAGACCGGCGGGCCATTATGGCTGCAAACGACCTATTATCCTTATCTTCACGCTTCCGTCTATGGAAGAGGAACCGTGCTTCATCCGATTATTTCATCACCGAAATACGATTCCAAGGACTTCACTGACGTTCCTTATTTAGAAGCAATCAGCGTTTTCAATGAGGAGCTAGGTGAAATTACTATTTTCGCCGTCAATCGTCATTTGTCCGAAGGACTTGAGCTTGATGTAGATGTGCGCAGCTTCGGCGATGTAAGCATTATCGAGCATATCGTTCTGGAGCATGATGACTTGAAAGCAAATAATACGAAAACGAACCCAAGCAACGTCGTACCTCATAACCGCGGCACTGCCAAAGCTGATAATGGAAACGTTAAAGCGATGCTCGGCAAAGCATCTTGGAACGTGATCAGACTTCAAAATAATAGAGGTTAA
- a CDS encoding spore germination protein, which yields MNQPLSMNLYDQVNQYFEESSDFVKEEFLIHNKKIQLCYFESLVNINESRNSLLLLEPYANESINVFDQIFSTFGGAYVKSLDEIAQSLLRGRIGLFSEDGSTILMLNLLHPQISRAISPPQTESVLSSSFDAFTEDINTNIGMLRSKITANHLIVSSYSVGSFNPRQISMFYIKSRSQKKFVNHINSLLEKHKDTEVESIQDLSKMLGLPKYSLVPPFLSTELPSESVRHLMEGRIIIFLDHHPFAMAMPGFVTDLWSMQGDRNYPFVYMITIRMVRILGLFVSLLAPGLYVALVAVNPEVLRIQLALSVALSREGVPYPALVEALFMLGILEMVVEASIRLPKSIGPTTTMVGGIILGQAVVQAKLVSNLLIIILAATTIANFTLVSYQNAYMIRILKYVVLLISAVYGLLGTLVGVVWICFYLSSMTTFHYPYVNSSIKSGGSNE from the coding sequence ATGAATCAACCATTATCCATGAACTTATATGATCAAGTAAACCAATATTTCGAAGAAAGCTCAGACTTCGTCAAAGAGGAATTTCTCATTCATAACAAAAAAATTCAACTTTGCTATTTTGAATCTCTAGTAAACATTAATGAGTCTAGAAACTCTTTACTTCTGCTCGAACCCTATGCCAATGAATCGATCAATGTTTTCGATCAGATTTTTTCTACTTTTGGAGGGGCTTATGTGAAATCTCTTGATGAGATCGCACAATCATTATTACGAGGGAGAATTGGCCTTTTTTCTGAAGACGGTTCCACCATTTTAATGCTTAATTTATTGCATCCGCAAATCTCCCGAGCAATCAGCCCCCCTCAAACTGAAAGTGTACTATCATCATCATTCGATGCGTTTACGGAAGATATCAATACGAATATCGGCATGTTGCGATCCAAAATAACAGCTAATCATTTAATCGTCAGTTCTTATTCAGTAGGCTCGTTTAATCCACGCCAAATCAGCATGTTTTACATAAAAAGCAGGTCTCAAAAAAAATTTGTAAACCATATCAACTCTCTTTTGGAGAAACATAAAGATACTGAAGTTGAAAGCATTCAAGATTTATCAAAAATGCTAGGTCTGCCAAAGTACAGCCTTGTCCCTCCATTCCTTTCAACTGAGCTTCCTTCAGAGTCCGTTCGGCATTTAATGGAAGGCCGTATCATCATTTTTTTGGATCATCACCCCTTTGCAATGGCTATGCCTGGTTTTGTGACCGATCTTTGGAGTATGCAAGGGGATCGCAACTATCCATTCGTTTATATGATTACCATACGCATGGTACGGATTCTCGGATTGTTCGTAAGCCTTCTAGCACCAGGTCTTTATGTTGCCTTGGTCGCGGTCAATCCAGAGGTTCTTCGTATTCAACTGGCTTTATCTGTGGCACTAAGCAGAGAAGGTGTACCTTATCCCGCACTCGTCGAAGCTTTGTTCATGCTTGGCATTTTGGAGATGGTTGTCGAAGCGAGCATAAGACTTCCAAAGAGTATAGGACCCACCACTACGATGGTAGGGGGAATTATACTTGGCCAAGCCGTTGTTCAGGCAAAATTGGTCAGTAATTTATTGATCATTATTTTAGCTGCGACAACAATCGCCAATTTCACGTTAGTCAGCTACCAAAATGCGTATATGATTCGAATCCTAAAATACGTTGTTTTGTTAATCAGCGCGGTTTATGGCCTGCTAGGCACGCTCGTTGGGGTCGTCTGGATTTGTTTTTACTTATCAAGTATGACTACTTTCCACTACCCGTATGTGAACTCGAGTATAAAATCTGGAGGTTCTAATGAGTAA
- a CDS encoding GNAT family protein: protein MKGEKIYLSPLEIKDTEELLAIRRRNFQFFQPFEPIRPEHYFTIEEQKKMIESSLQAAANDQGFVFGVFLNESNKLIGRIELSGIARGPFQNAYLGYFLDQEHNGKGYATEAVSLCVKFAFDQIGLHRIQAGVMPRNLPSVRVLTKAGFRFEGLSTKYLKINGVWEDHAIYAIITEDRDAAQ, encoded by the coding sequence GTGAAAGGTGAGAAAATATATCTGTCTCCATTAGAAATAAAGGATACCGAAGAGCTGCTTGCAATTAGACGAAGGAATTTTCAATTTTTTCAGCCATTTGAGCCTATAAGGCCAGAGCATTATTTTACGATCGAAGAACAGAAAAAAATGATTGAATCAAGCTTGCAAGCTGCGGCTAATGATCAAGGTTTTGTGTTTGGCGTGTTTCTTAACGAGTCGAATAAGCTTATAGGGAGAATCGAATTATCAGGCATCGCGCGAGGCCCTTTTCAAAATGCGTATCTGGGTTACTTCCTTGATCAAGAGCATAACGGCAAAGGTTATGCGACTGAAGCCGTATCATTATGTGTCAAATTTGCGTTTGATCAAATCGGCTTGCATCGTATTCAAGCTGGAGTGATGCCAAGAAACTTGCCATCAGTCCGAGTCCTTACGAAAGCTGGCTTTAGATTCGAAGGACTTTCCACTAAATATTTGAAAATTAATGGCGTTTGGGAAGACCATGCGATTTATGCGATTATTACTGAGGATAGAGATGCTGCTCAGTAG
- a CDS encoding transporter: MEAAQESRNNEERTLVSLLEKIDVKTGERKVLAEFNHLIEAPNWTKDGNHLIYNSGGLLYTFELATGESKLIESGYANHCNNDHVLSPDNTQLAVSHHTQEDGKSRIYIFSLSEGLPALITPLAPSYLHGWSPDGASLAYCAERNGQYNIYTIPAHGGIEAQLTDTTGLDDGPEYSPDGLHIWFNSTRSGLMQVWRMNVDGSEQTQMTFDESNNWFPHVSPDGESVAYITYRKGDVEPNDHPANKDVEIRLMPSKGGPHAVIAELFGGQGTINVNSWSPDSRELAFVSYKFI, from the coding sequence ATGGAAGCTGCACAAGAATCCCGAAATAATGAAGAGCGCACATTAGTCAGTTTGCTTGAAAAGATCGATGTGAAAACTGGCGAACGCAAAGTTTTGGCTGAATTTAATCATTTAATTGAAGCGCCAAACTGGACCAAAGACGGCAACCATCTTATTTATAACAGCGGAGGTTTGCTCTACACCTTTGAGCTAGCAACTGGGGAAAGCAAGCTGATCGAATCGGGGTATGCCAATCATTGCAACAATGATCATGTATTGTCACCTGACAATACACAATTAGCGGTAAGCCATCATACGCAGGAAGATGGAAAATCACGAATTTATATATTTTCATTATCTGAAGGTTTGCCTGCCCTAATTACACCGTTAGCACCAAGCTATTTGCACGGTTGGTCTCCTGACGGCGCCTCGCTCGCTTACTGTGCAGAAAGGAATGGTCAGTACAACATTTATACGATACCGGCTCACGGCGGGATTGAAGCACAGCTGACCGATACGACTGGTCTAGATGATGGACCGGAATATTCGCCGGACGGCCTACATATTTGGTTCAATTCGACAAGATCTGGCTTGATGCAAGTATGGCGCATGAACGTCGATGGAAGCGAGCAGACTCAAATGACATTTGATGAGAGCAATAATTGGTTTCCACATGTGTCTCCCGATGGTGAATCCGTTGCTTATATTACTTACCGCAAGGGTGATGTTGAGCCGAACGATCATCCTGCCAATAAAGATGTTGAAATTCGTCTAATGCCAAGCAAAGGCGGACCACATGCTGTCATTGCTGAATTATTTGGCGGTCAGGGCACAATCAATGTGAACTCTTGGTCGCCGGATAGCCGCGAGCTCGCTTTTGTTAGCTATAAATTTATATAA
- a CDS encoding GerAB/ArcD/ProY family transporter, translating into MSKFAPLTTFFLVHIATILLVFPEKTIASTKSGHWEPILIGFMLEWILMWLYLKGLAGFPKMDLVDIFNKITGKWAARFILAPLLLFFFIDVCVILRVHSEMLTVTFLPEYPLWSLALLVLVPLYAAWKGILTIIRATLILFIICMPVTLFSFFTSFGNFDLKNGYPLFDKTFSFMTSADFYSSFIAHSGFLFLGFIPLYKYPILKKSKSIFLTYVSLLFFYIALVYIPLFIFGRETSSRFQFPTIISMDSIDISWIMFDRLTLFFITCTLISVFVYAALLLWMMIQLIQKLYLISSIPVIVIILAISVVALAGFLPTWNSVQVLINMDTWFRFYCIFAIPLAIFIMGMVKRRKLA; encoded by the coding sequence ATGAGTAAATTCGCACCATTAACTACATTTTTTTTAGTTCATATTGCTACCATTCTTTTAGTTTTCCCTGAAAAAACGATCGCGTCTACAAAAAGCGGTCATTGGGAGCCTATTTTAATCGGATTTATGTTGGAATGGATCTTAATGTGGCTGTATCTAAAAGGTCTTGCTGGTTTTCCAAAAATGGATCTTGTCGATATTTTTAATAAAATAACAGGAAAATGGGCTGCACGCTTCATTCTTGCCCCGTTGCTCCTGTTCTTCTTTATCGATGTTTGTGTCATTCTCCGGGTTCACTCCGAAATGCTGACCGTGACCTTCCTTCCAGAATACCCGCTATGGTCACTTGCATTATTGGTACTCGTGCCTCTATATGCGGCTTGGAAAGGAATTCTTACGATCATAAGAGCAACTCTTATTCTTTTTATCATTTGTATGCCTGTGACGCTCTTTTCATTTTTCACTTCATTTGGCAATTTTGATTTAAAGAATGGTTATCCGCTGTTTGATAAAACCTTTTCTTTCATGACCAGCGCTGATTTTTACTCGAGTTTTATTGCACACTCTGGATTTTTGTTCTTAGGATTTATCCCTCTCTATAAATATCCAATATTAAAAAAAAGCAAATCCATTTTTTTAACTTATGTGAGTTTGCTATTTTTTTATATTGCTCTCGTTTATATTCCGCTTTTTATATTCGGCCGCGAAACCTCGTCTCGCTTTCAATTCCCAACCATCATATCCATGGATTCCATCGATATCAGTTGGATTATGTTTGATAGACTAACATTATTTTTTATTACATGTACGCTCATTTCTGTTTTTGTTTATGCTGCTCTTCTACTTTGGATGATGATCCAATTAATTCAAAAGCTTTATCTTATTTCCTCTATACCCGTCATCGTGATCATTCTCGCTATTTCAGTCGTTGCGCTTGCAGGGTTTCTTCCCACTTGGAATTCTGTTCAAGTTCTCATCAATATGGATACATGGTTCCGCTTTTACTG
- a CDS encoding GreA/GreB family elongation factor yields the protein MNHSLPLDTLRDQLRLQLVVLGEEKQAFLDAHAPKQESERKQIYQFITEYVQFVEKELKSSDERLPSTVFIGCEVTISYLDDATSDTFKIVYPHDADPEQNNISFLSPVGRQLLMSRIEDIISVETPAGAMRMRMLHIQ from the coding sequence ATGAACCATAGTCTCCCCTTAGATACCCTTAGAGATCAACTAAGGCTTCAGCTCGTAGTTTTGGGTGAAGAGAAGCAAGCTTTTCTTGATGCACATGCGCCCAAACAGGAGTCAGAGCGTAAGCAAATCTATCAATTTATTACCGAATATGTACAGTTTGTCGAGAAAGAGCTGAAATCATCGGATGAGCGATTGCCATCAACCGTATTTATAGGCTGCGAGGTTACCATTTCTTATTTGGATGACGCTACCTCAGATACGTTCAAAATTGTTTATCCCCATGACGCAGATCCGGAGCAGAATAACATTTCGTTCCTCTCTCCTGTCGGAAGACAGCTGCTGATGAGCCGCATAGAAGATATTATATCGGTTGAGACGCCAGCTGGAGCTATGCGAATGCGAATGCTTCATATTCAATAG
- a CDS encoding ArsR family transcriptional regulator translates to MYLSTDAASLRVYEALASEVRLQIIDLLNNKEMHIKELAAELYLSSAIVSTHVNKLQNAGLVSYRMRRINGGTYKYCSLSTEYLQVKLSKYAESSTKYKEVSMPVGHYTDIEAAPTCGIASTEKMIGHYDMPAYFMDPERVQAGILWFTRGFVEYKIPNYLFKDQVVQEIEISFEIGSEAPYVNENWPSDIQFTLNEQKLGMWTSPGDFGRMRGRYSPDWWHSDVNQYGLLKVLRINKKGSFIDGQQISDMTIDDVSWNRSQWTFRISADDTSQGRGGLTLYGKGFGNYDQDIVIRIYYE, encoded by the coding sequence ATGTATTTATCAACCGATGCAGCTTCGCTGCGTGTATACGAAGCGCTTGCGAGCGAAGTGCGCTTGCAAATTATTGATTTGCTGAACAACAAAGAGATGCATATAAAGGAGCTTGCTGCAGAGCTGTATTTGAGCAGTGCAATTGTAAGCACCCACGTCAACAAGCTGCAAAATGCCGGCCTAGTTAGTTATAGGATGCGCAGAATAAATGGAGGGACTTATAAATATTGCTCCTTGTCGACGGAGTATCTCCAAGTTAAACTGTCTAAATATGCAGAGAGTTCTACAAAATATAAGGAAGTATCCATGCCGGTTGGTCATTATACGGATATTGAAGCCGCTCCGACCTGCGGCATTGCATCGACGGAGAAGATGATCGGGCATTATGACATGCCCGCTTATTTTATGGACCCTGAGCGTGTTCAAGCAGGGATTTTATGGTTCACTAGAGGTTTTGTTGAATACAAAATTCCTAATTATTTATTTAAGGATCAGGTCGTACAGGAAATTGAAATATCATTTGAAATTGGATCAGAGGCACCCTATGTCAATGAGAATTGGCCGTCAGATATTCAATTTACTCTGAATGAGCAAAAGCTTGGCATGTGGACGAGTCCTGGCGACTTTGGCCGGATGAGAGGCCGTTATTCACCAGATTGGTGGCATTCTGACGTTAATCAGTATGGCCTATTAAAGGTGCTTCGAATAAATAAAAAAGGTTCCTTTATCGATGGTCAGCAAATTTCTGATATGACGATTGATGATGTATCATGGAATCGTTCGCAGTGGACATTCCGCATAAGTGCGGATGATACGTCGCAGGGCCGCGGCGGTCTCACCCTTTATGGAAAAGGTTTCGGGAATTATGACCAAGATATTGTTATTCGCATCTATTATGAATGA